One Salvelinus namaycush isolate Seneca chromosome 4, SaNama_1.0, whole genome shotgun sequence genomic window carries:
- the LOC120045794 gene encoding EF-hand calcium-binding domain-containing protein 3-like, giving the protein MALTNRGVGQLKDLATMVAEEPLSDAQVEAFQAVFELFATDSHGSIDVVGLSSLLDTVNMRLSPEQTEAALHRADYDAESPDPSQSVDQSDSVFYKALNQMLNAGLIPSSATGEIVRYYHKKSLSHVLRVAPHQNKSRGHVITYYAKGAHLVGLQPKQLMKYIKPNAPSTSPYSKRPSLNVKSKVMVGKRVATQGSVPSAKTWKTVEIEERIRQLSIKYPGKETKSMITPVKIKVDLQVKDRERLTYDNINQIHRKSKEGLNTYLETLSQYKQRDTWDSWGSLQSYHSSLGHSAFSDTFSTYSWSWSGCRNMLQPRDLLEERHNLPLLPHQY; this is encoded by the exons ATGGCTCTGACCAACAGGGGTGTGGGTCAGCTCAAGGACTTGGCAACCATGGTTGCAGAGGAGCCACTGTCGGACGCTCAAGTTGAAG CGTTCCAGGCTGTCTTTGAGCTGTTTGCCACCGATAGTCATGGCTCCATCGACGTAGTGGGTCTCTCCTCCCTATTGGACACAGTAAACATGAGACTCAGCCCCGAGCAGACTGAGGCTGCCCTACATAGGGCCGACTATGACG cggAATCCCCTGACCCATCTCAGAGTGTGGATCAGTCAGACTCAGTATTCTACAAAGCCTTGAATCAGATGCTGAATGCGGGCCTCATTCCCAGCAGTGCCACTGGGGAGATAGTTCG GTATTACCATAAGAAGTCGCTGAGTCATGTGTTGCGGGTGGCGCCGCATCAGAACAAGAGCAGGGGTCATGTGATCACCTACTACGCCAAGGGGGCCCATCTGGTGGGCCTGCAGCCCAAGCAGCTGATGAAGTACATCAAACCCAACG CTCCCAGTACCAGCCCATATTCTAAGCGGCCCAGCCTGAACGTCAAGTCAAAGGTCATGGTGGGCAAGCGGGTGGCGACACAGGGAAGTGTCCCCTCTGCCAAGACCTGGAAGACCGTGGAGATCGAGGAGCGCATCAGACAG TTATCAATCAAGTACCCAGGAAAGGAGACTAAGTCCATGATCACTCCGGTCAAGATCAAGGTGGACCTGCAAGTGAAGGACCGAGAACGTCTCACCTATGACAACATCAACCAAATACACCGCAAG TCCAAAGAGGGCTTGAACACCTACCTGGAGACGCTGAGCCAGTACAAGCAGCGGGACACCTGGGACTCCTGGGGCTCGCTGCAGAGCTACCACAGCTCTCTGGGCCACAGTGCCTTCTCTGACACATTCTCCACCTACAGCTGGAGCTGGAGTGGCTGCCGCAACATGCTGCAGCCCCGCGACCTGCTGGAAGAGAGGCACAACTTGCCTCTGCTGCCACACCAGTATTAG
- the pus3 gene encoding tRNA pseudouridine(38/39) synthase — protein sequence MITLLIKATRQSKDKLFCRLQSNMSEELLQRVRDLEGEVGRLKAQLREKVKEGTGDEMVVSTNSDGKKDTSKPDAGGRKKGKRGSRDRPFDFSAHPRRHVALRLAYLGWAYQGFAVQENTDNTVEARLFEALLKTRLIQDRQSSNYHRCGRTDKGVSAFSQVMSIDLRSTQFCEGLGVTLPSNVDAGVKNKGDVAELPYVKMLNRVLPQDIRILDWSPAPKGFSARFDCQSRTYRYYFPRGALDVTLMAEAAKRYEGTHDFRNLCKMDVGNGVLQFQRTILSATVQPVHQTPPTAPTTTDPYDLFVFEIKGLAFLYHQVRCIMAVLLLIGQKLEPPEIVDQLLDVKKNPRKPQYSMAVDFPLVLFDCHFEGLSWRREAEELEHALATLQQHWTQTAVKTQVIHGMIQGLDSTGGTSSPHCWLMEGTKQRTYRPLLERPRCESLESRIEHFVKRGRLEREEGENGGETVHKGKRSKHLHNTSISSVLPDVSPSF from the exons ATGATAACCTTACTCATCAAAGCTACACGTCAAAGTAAAG ATAAGTTATTTTGCCGTTTGCAAAGCAACATGTCTGAGGAATTACTACAGAGAGTGAGAGAcctggaaggagaggtggggagacTGAAAGCACAGCTGAGAGAGAAGGTCAAGGAAGGAACTGGGGATGAGATGGTGGTGTCAACCAACTCTGATGGAAAGAAGGATACCAGCAAGCCTGATGCTGGTGGCAGGAAAAAGGGCAAAAGAGGGAGTCGGGACCGACCGTTTGATTTCTCTGCCCATCCTCGGCGCCATGTTGCGCTACGCTTAGCCTACCTGGGCTGGGCCTATCAGGGCTTTGCTGTCCAGGAGAACACAGACAACACTGTGGAAGCCCGGCTCTTCGAGGCTCTTCTGAAGACTCGACTGATCCAGGATCGCCAGAGTTCTAACTATCACCGTTGTGGCCGCACTGACAAAGGAGTCAGTGCCTTTTCCCAG GTCATGTCCATAGACTTGCGCTCCACTCAGTTTTGTGAAGGCCTAGGAGTGACTCTCCCGTCCAATGTTGACGCTGGTGTCAAGAACAAAGGGGACGTGGCGGAGCTACCTTATGTGAAGATGCTGAACAGAGTACTGCCCCAGGACATCAGGATTCTCGACTGGTCACCTGCTCCGAAGGGCTTCAGTGCGCGCTTCGACTGTCAGTCTAGAACCTACCGGTACTACTTCCCACGCGGGGCTCTGGATGTAACGTTGATGGCAGAGGCTGCCAAACG CTACGAGGGCACTCACGACTTCCGCAACCTCTGCAAGATGGACGTGGGCAACGGTGTGCTGCAGTTCCAGAGGACCATCCTGTCTGCCACGGTCCAGCCTGTCCATCAAACTCCCCCTACTGCGCCCACTACCACAGACCCATACGACCTCTTCGTATTTGAGATCAAAGGACTGGCCTTCCTCTATCACCAG GTGCGGTGCATAATGGCAGTGCTGCTGCTGATTGGCCAGAAGCTGGAGCCCCCAGAGATAGTGGATCAACTCTTGGATGTGAAGAAGAATCCCAGGAAACCCCAATACAG CATGGCGGTGGACTTTCCCCTGGTGCTGTTCGACTGCCATTTTGAGGGGTTGAGCTGGCGCAGGGAGGCTGAGGAGTTGGAACACGCCCTTGCCACGCTGCAGCAACACTGGACCCAGACAGCAGTCAAGACCCAGGTCATCCACGGCATGATCCAAGGCCTAGACAGCACAG GAGGGACCTCCTCTCCCCATTGCTGGCTGATGGAAGGTACCAAACAGCGGACCTATCGGCCCTTGCTTGAGCGTCCACGCTGCGAGAGCCTGGAGTCCAGGATAGAACACTTTGTTAAAAGAGGCAGGCTTGAACGAGAAGAAGGGGAAAATGGTGGCGAAACGGTACACAAGGGCAAAAGGTCAAAGCACTTGCACAATACCTCCATTTCGTCTGTCCTCCCCGATGTGTCGCCGTCCTTCTGA
- the dcakd gene encoding dephospho-CoA kinase domain-containing protein encodes MFLVGLTGGIASGKSTVSSLLRELGCPIIDADVVARKVVEPHSPAYCRIVKHFGPEILLENGEIDRQKLGELIFASEDKRRLLNSITHPEIHKAMLKQIVVFFLRGYRYVVLDVPLLFETRRLTRFLNHTVVVYCDPATQLSRLMNRDGLTQEQAEQRVAAQMPLNEKRGLASHVVENSGSREDTQRQVLRLHTKLEDSMEFLLARAIAIATAAGLGGLLLYAAKLLPS; translated from the exons ATGTTTTTGGTGGGGTTGACGGGAGGAATCGCCTCAGGGAAGAGCACTGTGTCCTCTCTGCTGCGAGAGCTTGGCTGCCCCATTATCGATGCCGATGTGGTGGCTAGAAAAG TGGTGGAGCCCCACAGTCCGGCCTACTGCCGGATCGTGAAGCACTTTGGCCCCGAGATCCTGCTGGAAAATGGGGAGATCGACCGGCAGAAGCTGGGTGAGCTCATCTTCGCCAGCGAGGACAAGCGGCGCCTGCTTAACTCCATCACCCACCCCGAGATCCACAAGGCAATGCTCAAACAGATCGTCGTCTTCTTCCTCCGAG GTTATCGCTACGTGGTGCTAGATGTGCCCCTGCTCTTCGAGACGCGGCGTCTAACCCGTTTCCTCAACCACACTGTGGTGGTGTACTG TGACCCGGCCACCCAGCTGTCACGCCTCATGAACCGGGACGGGCTGACCCAGGAGCAGGCGGAGCAGCGTGTGGCCGCCCAGATGCCCCTAAACGAGAAGCGGGGATTGGCCAGTCACGTGGTGGAAAACTCGGGCAGCCGCGAGGACACCCAGCGCCAGGTGCTGCGGCTGCACACCAAGCTCGAGGACTCTATGGAGTTCCTGCTGGCCAGGGCCATCGCCATAGCGACCGCTGCCGGTCTGGGCGGACTACTTCTATACGCCGCCAAATTGCTGCCGTCTTAG